In Xyrauchen texanus isolate HMW12.3.18 chromosome 35, RBS_HiC_50CHRs, whole genome shotgun sequence, one DNA window encodes the following:
- the LOC127629118 gene encoding protein lifeguard 2-like isoform X1 — protein MWTRILRRKSSFKVSVTNKSSNGSDVQTMASAPPSYADATAEGGSPCYSGAYTGDGEMLTEFSWDDQNIRRIFIRKVYSILMLQLSVTAAFVALFVFCEPVKNYIQANPGWYWASYAVFFVTFLTLSCCRGPRRKFPWNLILLGIFTLSLSFMTGMLSSYYNTKSVIICLGITALVCLAITILSFQTKMDITSCQGVLLVFCTAMFICGLFLAVILPFGYVPWLQVVYAALGAILFCMFLAVDTQMLMGSKHYSISPEEYIFATLSIYLDIVYIFSFFLQLFGTPDRE, from the exons ATGTGGACCAGGATATTAAGAAGGAAATCCTCTTTTAAG GTATCAGTGACAAACAAGTCGAGCAATGGCTCAGATGTCCAGACAATGGCCTCAGCTCCTCCAAGTTATGCAGATGCAACTGCTG AAGGTGGAAGTCCATGTTACAGTGGAGCTTACACTGGTGATGGTGAGATGCTCACAGAGTTCAGCTGGGATGACCAAAACATCAGGAGGATATTCATCCGCAAG GTGTACAGCATCCTGATGCTCCAGCTCTCTGTAACAGCTGCCTTTGTGGCCCTTTTTGTTTtctg TGAACCAGTGAAAAATTACATTCAGGCTAATCCTGGCTGGTACTGGGCATCATA TGCAGTGTTTTTTGTCACGTTCCTGACTCTGTCCTGCTGCCGTGGACCTCG GAGGAAGTTTCCATGGAACCTGATTCTGCTCGGAATCTTC ACTCTGTCTCTTTCCTTCATGACAGGGATGTTGTCCAG CTACTACAACACTAAGTCTGTAATCATCTGCCTGGGTATTACTGCCTTAGTGTGTCTTGCTATTACCATCCTTAGCTTCCAAACCAAG aTGGATATCACTTCATGCCAAGGTGTGCTGTTAGTCTTCTGCACAGCAATGTTCATTTGTGGGCTTTTCCTGGCAGTTATCCTGCCCTTTGGATAT GTTCCATGGTTGCAGGTTGTTTATGCTGCTTTGGGAGCAATACTGTTCTGCATG TTCCTGGCTGTTGACACACAGATGCTGATGGGGAGCAAGCATTACTCCATAAGTCCAGAGGAATACATCTTTGCCACCCTCAGCATATACCTGGACATAGTTTACATTTTCTCCTTCTTTCTCCAGTTATTTGGAACTCCTGATCGGGAGTGA
- the LOC127629118 gene encoding protein lifeguard 2-like isoform X2 gives MTQGKVSVTNKSSNGSDVQTMASAPPSYADATAEGGSPCYSGAYTGDGEMLTEFSWDDQNIRRIFIRKVYSILMLQLSVTAAFVALFVFCEPVKNYIQANPGWYWASYAVFFVTFLTLSCCRGPRRKFPWNLILLGIFTLSLSFMTGMLSSYYNTKSVIICLGITALVCLAITILSFQTKMDITSCQGVLLVFCTAMFICGLFLAVILPFGYVPWLQVVYAALGAILFCMFLAVDTQMLMGSKHYSISPEEYIFATLSIYLDIVYIFSFFLQLFGTPDRE, from the exons ATGACCCAGGGAAAG GTATCAGTGACAAACAAGTCGAGCAATGGCTCAGATGTCCAGACAATGGCCTCAGCTCCTCCAAGTTATGCAGATGCAACTGCTG AAGGTGGAAGTCCATGTTACAGTGGAGCTTACACTGGTGATGGTGAGATGCTCACAGAGTTCAGCTGGGATGACCAAAACATCAGGAGGATATTCATCCGCAAG GTGTACAGCATCCTGATGCTCCAGCTCTCTGTAACAGCTGCCTTTGTGGCCCTTTTTGTTTtctg TGAACCAGTGAAAAATTACATTCAGGCTAATCCTGGCTGGTACTGGGCATCATA TGCAGTGTTTTTTGTCACGTTCCTGACTCTGTCCTGCTGCCGTGGACCTCG GAGGAAGTTTCCATGGAACCTGATTCTGCTCGGAATCTTC ACTCTGTCTCTTTCCTTCATGACAGGGATGTTGTCCAG CTACTACAACACTAAGTCTGTAATCATCTGCCTGGGTATTACTGCCTTAGTGTGTCTTGCTATTACCATCCTTAGCTTCCAAACCAAG aTGGATATCACTTCATGCCAAGGTGTGCTGTTAGTCTTCTGCACAGCAATGTTCATTTGTGGGCTTTTCCTGGCAGTTATCCTGCCCTTTGGATAT GTTCCATGGTTGCAGGTTGTTTATGCTGCTTTGGGAGCAATACTGTTCTGCATG TTCCTGGCTGTTGACACACAGATGCTGATGGGGAGCAAGCATTACTCCATAAGTCCAGAGGAATACATCTTTGCCACCCTCAGCATATACCTGGACATAGTTTACATTTTCTCCTTCTTTCTCCAGTTATTTGGAACTCCTGATCGGGAGTGA
- the LOC127629122 gene encoding acyl-coenzyme A diphosphatase FITM2-like, whose amino-acid sequence MAAVGSLVNNLACLWRQPCTRTYLPHLFFCISFVGSILKKLDLVRESYFSNSRNLLNVYFVKVSWGWTIVLLLPFICLSNSYNRSLTFVLKRLTSLVVATLIWLICTETFFYIEDITGSCYESSTMQVIHHDATKAVCKKAGFIWDGFDISGHSFILAYSSLVIVEEMVPMLHLTHVYRNTPLDCLYVALNVIVVIWIWMFGCTSVYFHHIIDKLLGTSGGILGWYVTYVVWYPKPYSPGLPPQHNEQKQHA is encoded by the exons ATGGCTGCTGTAGGCAGCTTAGTGAACAATTTGGCTTGTCTTTGGAGACAGCCATGTACCCGTACTTATTTGCCGCATTTATTCTTTTGTATTTCGTTTGTAGGATCTATTTTGAAAAAACTGGACCTTGTGCGAGAGAGCTACTTCAGTAACAGTAGAAACCTTTTAAATGT ATATTTTGTGAAAGTTTCTTGGGGATGGACCATCGTTCTGCTTCTGCCTTTCATCTGTCTCTCCAACTCTTACAACAGAAGCCTCACATTTGTTTTAAAACGATTGACATCATTGGTGGTGGCCACCCTCATTTGGTTGATCTGTACTGAGACTTTTTTCTACATTGAAGACATTACAGGTTCATGCTACGAGTCCAGCACCATGCAAGTTATCCATCATGATGCCACTAAGGCAGTGTGCAAGAAAGCTGGATTCATATGGGATGGCTTTGACATATCAGGACATTCTTTTATCTTGGCTTACTCTTCTCTTGTGATTGTGGAAGAAATGGTGCCCATGTTACACTTAACACATGTTTACAGAAACACTCCTCTTGATTGTCTTTATGTGGCACTCAATGTGATAGTGGTCATCTGGATATGGATGTTCGGATGTACATCTGTGTATTTTCATCATATCATCGACAAGCTCCTGGGGACCTCAGGTGGAATATTGGGGTGGTATGTAACTTATGTTGTTTGGTACCCGAAGCCCTATTCTCCAGGTCTACCTCCACAACACAATGAGCAGAAACAACATGCTTAG